One part of the Excalfactoria chinensis isolate bCotChi1 chromosome 8, bCotChi1.hap2, whole genome shotgun sequence genome encodes these proteins:
- the LRRC8D gene encoding volume-regulated anion channel subunit LRRC8D, producing MFTLAEVASLNDIQPTYRILKPWWDVFMDYLAVVMLMVAIFAGTMQLTKDQVVCLPVLQSTVNSKAQPSTSGKADFTTVETTTGQGEEASARTVSFGSAPTVTPDVPLSRATSPQYQPTESSQEPKKEQKDSSGRKTNLDFQQYVFINQMCYHLALPWYSKYFPYLVLIHTIILIVSSNFWFKYPKTCSKIEHFVSILGKCFESPWTTKALSETACEDSEENKQRLTGAQSLPKYVSTSSDEGSPSASTPMITKSGFKFSADKPMIEVPSVTILDKKDGEQAKALFEKVRKFRAHVEDSDLIYKLYVGQTIIKTFKFIFILCYTANFVNTISFEHICNPKVEHLIGYTQFECTHNMAYMLKKLLISYISLICVYGFICLYTLFWLFRIPLKEYSFEKVREESSFSDIPDVKNDFAFLLHMVDQYDQLYSKRFGVFLSEVSENKLREISLNHEWTFEKLRQHVSRNAQDKQELHLFMLSGVPDAVFDLTDLDVLKLELIPEAKIPAKISQMTNLQELHLCHCPAKVEQTAFSFLRDHLRCLYVKFTDVAEIPAWVYLLKNLRELYLIGNLNSENNKMIGLESLRELRHLKILHVKSNLTKIPPNITDVAPHLTKLVIHNDGTKLVVLNSLKKMMNVAELELQNCELERIPHAIFSLSNLQELDLKSNSIRTIEEIISFQHLKRLTCLKLWHNKIVNIPSSITHVKNLESLYLSNNKLESLPAAVFSLQKLRCLDVSYNSIAMIPVEISLLQNLQHFHITGNKVDVLPKQLFKCVKLRTLSLGQNCITSIPDKVGQLLQLTHLELKGNCLDRLPATLGQCQLLRKSGLVVEDHLFDTLPLEVKEVLNQDTSIPFANGI from the coding sequence ATGTTTACCCTTGCAGAAGTTGCATCGCTCAATGACATCCAGCCAACCTATCGTATCTTGAAACCATGGTGGGATGTGTTTATGGATTATCTAGCGGTCGTGATGTTAATGGTTGCCATTTTTGCTGGAACCATGCAACTGACCAAAGACCAGGTGGTCTGCTTGCCAGTTTTGCAGTCTACTGTAAACTCAAAAGCACAACCCAGCACATCAGGGAAGGCTGACTTTACCACTGTTGAAACAACCACTGGTCAAGGAGAAGAAGCATCAGCGAGAACGGTTTCTTTTGGAAGTGCCCCTACTGTAACACCTGATGTACCTCTGAGCAGAGCTACCTCTCCTCAGTATCAACCCACTGAATCAAGCCAGGAGCCGAAGAAGGAGCAGAAGGATTCTTCAGGCCGTAAAACAAATTTGGATTTTCAGCAATATGTATTTATTAACCAGATGTGCTATCATTTGGCTCTTCCTTGGTATTCAAAGTATTTTCCCTATCTCGTTCTCATCCATACCATTATTTTAATAGTCAGTAGCAATTTTTGGTTCAAGTATCCCAAGACCTGCTCAAAAATTGAGCATTTTGTGTCCATATTAGGGAAGTGCTTTGAGTCCCCCTGGACTACAAAAGCACTGTCTGAAACCGCATGTGAGGACTCTGAGGAGAACAAACAGAGATTAACTGGTGCCCAGTCCCTGCCCAAGTACGTTTCCACTAGCAGTGATGAAGGAAGCCCAAGTGCCAGCACACCCATGATAACAAAGTCTGGCTTCAAATTTTCAGCTGACAAGCCAATGATTGAAGTTCCCAGTGTCACTATTCTAGATAAAAAAGATGGAGAACAAGCCAAAGCTCTGTTTGAGAAAGTCCGTAAGTTCCGGGCTCATGTGGAGGACAGTGATCTGATTTACAAACTGTATGTTGGCCAGACTATCATCAAGACTTTCAAGTTTATATTTATACTCTGCTATACTGCAAACTTTGTCAACACCATTAGTTTTGAACACATCTGCAACCCAAAAGTGGAACACCTGATTGGCTACACACAGTTTGAATGTACGCACAACATGGCTTACATGTTGAAGAAGTTGCTTATCAGCTATATTTCTCTCATTTGTGTCTATGGTTTTATCTGTCTATACACACTCTTCTGGCTGTTCCGAATACCCTTAAAAGAATATTCCTTTGAAAAGGTCAGAGAAGAAAGTAGTTTCAGTGATATTCCCGATGTCAAAAATGACTTTGCGTTTCTTTTGCATATGGTGGATCAGTACGACCAGCTTTATTCTAAAAGGTTTGGTGTCTTCTTGTCAGAGGTAAGTGAGAACAAACTACGTGAAATTAGTTTAAACCACGAATGGACTTTTGAGAAGCTGCGGCAACACGTGTCCCGCAATGCCCAGGATAAGCAAGAGTTGCACCTTTTTATGCTATCGGGGGTCCCTGATGCAGTCTTTGATCTGACGGATCTGGATGTGTTAAAACTGGAGCTGATTCCTGAAGCAAAAATCCCAGCAAAAATCTCTCAGATGACAAATCTTCAGGAGCTTCATCTGTGCCACTGCCCTGCAAAGGTTGAGCAGACTGCCTTCAGCTTCCTCCGGGACCATTTGAGATGCCTTTATGTGAAATTCACAGATGTCGCAGAAATTCCTGCGTGGGTGTATTTGCTCAAAAACCTCCGTGAATTGTACTTGATAGGCAACTTGAActctgaaaacaataaaatgataGGGCTTGAGTCTCTTAGAGAGCTGAGACACCTTAAAATTCTCCACGTGAAGAGCAATTTGACCAAAATCCCCCCCAATATCACAGATGTGGCACCGCATCTGACAAAACTGGTCATTCATAATGACGGCACTAAGCTCGTGGTACTGAATAGCCTTAAGAAGATGATGAATGTTGCGGAGTTGGAACTGCAGAACTGTGAACTGGAGAGAATTCCCCATGCCATCTTTAGCCTCTCTAACTTACAGGAACTGGATTTAAAATCAAATAGCATACGCACAATTGAAGAAATCATCAGTTTCCAGCACTTAAAAAGATTGACTTGTTTAAAGCTGTGGCACAATAAAATAGTCAACATTCCTTCCTCCATTACCCACGTAAAGAACTTAGAGTCTCTTTACCTCTCCAATAACAAACTCGAATCCTTACCAGCCGCAGTGTTCAGTTTACAGAAACTTAGATGTTTAGATGTAAGCTACAACTCAATTGCAATGATTCCAGTGGAAATAAGTTTGCTTCAAAATCTGCAGCATTTTCACATCACGGGAAACAAAGTCGACGTTTTGCCAAAACAGTTGTTTAAATGTGTTAAATTGAGGACTTTGAGTCTGGGACAAAACTGTATTACCTCAATCCCAGATAAAGTTGGTCAACTGTTGCAGCTGACTCATCTGGAACTGAAGGGAAACTGCTTAGACCGTCTGCCAGCCACGCTGGGGCAGTGTCAGCTTCTCAGGAAAAGTGGGCTTGTCGTGGAAGATCACCTCTTTGACACTTTGCCCTTGGAAGTTAAAGAGGTATTGAACCAAGACACAAGCATTCCCTTTGCTAATGGGATTTAA